One part of the Rothia sp. ZJ932 genome encodes these proteins:
- a CDS encoding metal-dependent transcriptional regulator — protein MADLIDTTEMYLRTILELEEEGITPMRARIAERLEHSGPTVSQTVARMERHGLVEVAENRSLQLTDEGRRKAVEVMRKHRLAERLLADVIGLDLEYIHDEACRWEHVMSERVERRLLELLDNPKFSPYGNAIPGLEELGDVSEVNDSRTVSMAIAAKDSSESDLFVVSRLPEFVQTDIDLLGKLTDAGIVYGAKVSVVSTGQGIRVKAVGHDDALTLSHEIADAIVVKRS, from the coding sequence GTGGCGGACTTAATTGATACAACCGAGATGTATCTACGCACAATTCTTGAGCTTGAAGAAGAAGGCATTACACCCATGCGCGCTCGTATTGCCGAGCGTCTTGAGCACTCTGGACCTACCGTGTCGCAGACTGTTGCTCGCATGGAACGTCACGGATTGGTTGAAGTTGCCGAAAACCGTTCTTTGCAGCTGACGGATGAAGGACGCCGCAAAGCGGTTGAGGTGATGCGTAAACACCGTCTGGCTGAGCGTCTGCTGGCTGATGTGATTGGTCTTGATCTGGAATACATCCATGATGAAGCCTGCCGCTGGGAGCACGTCATGAGCGAACGCGTGGAACGCCGTCTGCTGGAGCTACTAGATAACCCAAAATTCTCACCTTACGGTAACGCGATTCCCGGTTTGGAAGAGCTGGGTGATGTTAGCGAGGTTAACGACTCTCGCACGGTATCTATGGCAATTGCAGCTAAAGACTCCTCTGAATCTGACCTTTTCGTGGTGTCGCGTTTGCCCGAGTTTGTGCAGACCGATATCGATCTTTTGGGCAAGCTGACTGACGCCGGCATTGTCTACGGCGCTAAGGTTTCTGTGGTTTCAACGGGTCAAGGCATCCGCGTTAAAGCGGTAGGTCATGATGATGCTCTGACGCTCAGCCACGAAATAGCAGATGCAATCGTTGTAAAACGTTCCTAA
- a CDS encoding C40 family peptidase, whose translation MASKTVRNASIIAMATAAVAGSIVPANAFAIAAPVEAATAFSAPSITNYTSYNNQEVISGYTYTYEAPVEAPAAEIANVEGTRATVLAAAQNGLGGSYVWGGKTFKTWDCSGFVSWVYAQAGINLTAYTYTMATELVPTSTPQPGDIVFTNGYAHVGIYVGNGKMISALNPSQGTLETSVDGGGFMPVDGYYTYAGL comes from the coding sequence ATGGCTTCAAAAACTGTACGCAACGCGTCAATCATCGCAATGGCAACCGCAGCAGTTGCAGGTTCAATCGTTCCCGCAAACGCATTCGCAATTGCAGCACCCGTAGAGGCAGCAACCGCTTTCTCAGCTCCCTCAATCACCAACTACACCTCATACAACAACCAGGAAGTTATTTCGGGTTACACATACACTTACGAGGCACCCGTTGAAGCTCCCGCAGCTGAAATCGCAAACGTTGAAGGCACACGTGCAACAGTCCTTGCGGCAGCTCAGAACGGTCTCGGCGGCTCATACGTATGGGGCGGTAAAACCTTCAAGACTTGGGACTGCTCAGGTTTCGTTTCATGGGTATACGCACAGGCTGGCATCAACCTGACCGCTTACACCTACACCATGGCAACCGAGCTGGTTCCCACCTCAACCCCTCAGCCCGGTGATATCGTCTTCACCAACGGCTACGCACACGTAGGCATCTACGTTGGCAACGGCAAAATGATCTCAGCTCTCAACCCCTCACAGGGCACTCTTGAAACTTCAGTAGACGGTGGCGGCTTCATGCCCGTTGACGGCTACTACACCTACGCAGGTCTCTAA
- a CDS encoding DUF4031 domain-containing protein has protein sequence MILIDPPVWPAHGTVFSHLVSDVSLDELHNFAKRQHLSLRAFDMDHYDIPAELYDTLITAGARKVTGTELTRTLIRSGLRVPFKERPHKIRGTLLKMWTQRLPESVDMGEYLLDAWQAPERAYHNSAHLLEMLTHLEVLLEEVPLEIFLAAWFHNIIYTATPSADKQASAEAARDMLAPLVKNKVLSVTQWDVCAQLIEITATHRLDEIESLTYKQVGAFLDADMAILAAARPRYRRYCAGIRAKYSAYSDTEFRAERRAFLQEALERPCLFSTEKARNLWEESARLNIQEELESL, from the coding sequence ATGATTCTCATTGATCCGCCTGTTTGGCCCGCGCACGGCACTGTATTTTCGCATCTAGTATCTGATGTGAGTCTTGATGAGTTGCACAATTTCGCGAAACGGCAGCATCTCTCATTGCGGGCTTTTGATATGGACCATTACGATATTCCCGCTGAACTGTACGACACCCTAATTACTGCTGGCGCTCGTAAGGTTACAGGTACTGAGCTGACCCGTACGCTCATCCGCTCGGGGTTACGGGTGCCATTCAAAGAACGTCCTCACAAGATTCGTGGGACACTGCTCAAGATGTGGACGCAACGACTGCCCGAGTCTGTCGATATGGGTGAATACCTCCTTGATGCGTGGCAGGCTCCCGAACGTGCCTATCACAATAGCGCCCACCTGCTTGAGATGCTTACCCACCTTGAGGTGCTTCTTGAAGAGGTTCCTCTTGAAATTTTTTTGGCGGCGTGGTTCCACAACATCATCTATACGGCAACTCCCAGTGCTGATAAACAGGCTTCAGCCGAAGCAGCCCGCGATATGCTGGCTCCTTTGGTTAAAAACAAGGTCCTCAGTGTTACTCAGTGGGATGTTTGTGCTCAACTGATTGAGATAACTGCAACCCACCGATTGGATGAGATAGAGAGTCTCACCTATAAGCAAGTAGGTGCTTTTCTTGATGCAGATATGGCGATTCTTGCCGCCGCTCGCCCTCGCTACCGCAGGTACTGTGCGGGGATTCGCGCTAAATATAGCGCCTACAGTGATACCGAGTTCAGAGCTGAACGCCGTGCTTTCCTGCAAGAGGCGTTAGAGCGACCATGCCTCTTTAGCACCGAAAAGGCGCGCAACCTCTGGGAAGAATCTGCGCGCCTGAACATACAAGAAGAACTAGAAAGCCTCTAA
- a CDS encoding UvrD-helicase domain-containing protein, with protein MDHLFDDDFMPTSRSKVQNTPLDEQSRPHAPVVEEPPSDPYYDAVPADDDFMPPSYQVGRSSFAPAAPARHEVSSPMAVRLTEGLNEQQHEAVVHADAPLLIVAGAGSGKTRVLTHRIAYLLATGRAHQGQILAITFTNKAAMEMRERIAQLIGPRAQHMWISTFHSFCVRVLRREAKTLGLKTTFSIYDSADSLRLLTLIAKQHNLDPKKFAPRAIANKISGLKNELISADQYAMQVSPSNPYGSAISKVYSDYTARLRAANSLDFDDLIAQTVYLLRAFPQVAEYYRRRFRHILVDEYQDTNHAQYALVRELVGAHRRTEEQGPYPDALPPAELTVVGDSDQSIYAFRGADIRNITDFESDYKNARTILLEQNYRSTQNILSAANAVIERNTDRRPKKLWTASGDGAKITGYVADSEHLEARFIAQEVDRLRDEKGVAPGDIAVFYRTNAQSRTLEEALMKVGLPYRVVGGTRFYERKEIKDALAYLRALVNPDDDINVRRVLNEPKRGIGAKSESVVADFASRERISFMAAARRTGDIQDLGAAGSKKIAAFVQLMDDLAQIAETEDAATCLEAVLEQTGYLQALRESNDIQDETRVENLSELVDAVRDFQNDNEGASLPDFLEHVALVADADQIPHKPGANADGHEPSAAQIAQEAEQARSQGVITLMTLHTAKGLEFPVVFLTGLEHGLFPHQRALTDDSEMSEERRLAYVGLTRAMERLYITRAEMRSMWGKSQYNPPSPFIEEIPQELIDWKRRGGASTGAGWGGSSYSGYGSPVYSDRFSSATSYGSVERERFGRSSTADAAGLKAAAKNVSRVEPQKEIPLLAVGDKVSHAKFGEGNIIAVEGSGDKTVAKVRFAGEEKRLMLRYAPLTKL; from the coding sequence ATGGATCACTTGTTTGATGATGACTTTATGCCCACTTCCCGCTCCAAGGTGCAGAATACGCCCCTTGATGAACAGTCGCGTCCTCATGCCCCGGTAGTGGAGGAACCTCCTTCCGATCCCTACTATGATGCTGTGCCTGCAGATGATGATTTTATGCCTCCGAGTTATCAGGTGGGTAGGAGCAGTTTTGCTCCCGCTGCACCTGCAAGGCATGAGGTAAGTTCTCCGATGGCAGTGCGTTTGACGGAAGGGCTGAACGAGCAGCAGCATGAGGCAGTGGTTCACGCAGATGCTCCCCTGTTGATTGTGGCGGGCGCTGGATCGGGCAAAACCCGTGTATTGACTCACCGCATTGCTTATTTGTTGGCGACCGGACGCGCCCACCAGGGGCAGATTCTGGCAATCACATTCACTAACAAGGCAGCCATGGAGATGCGCGAGCGTATTGCGCAGCTGATTGGGCCCAGGGCGCAGCACATGTGGATTTCAACCTTCCACTCCTTCTGCGTGCGCGTTTTGCGCCGCGAAGCGAAGACGCTGGGGCTCAAGACTACTTTCTCGATTTACGATTCGGCGGATTCTTTGCGTCTGCTGACGCTGATTGCTAAGCAGCACAATCTTGATCCTAAGAAGTTCGCGCCGCGAGCTATTGCTAACAAGATTTCTGGTCTGAAGAATGAGCTGATTTCAGCTGACCAGTACGCTATGCAGGTGAGCCCTTCAAACCCGTATGGGAGCGCGATTTCAAAGGTTTATAGCGATTACACTGCACGGTTGCGCGCAGCTAATTCCCTTGATTTTGATGATCTCATTGCCCAAACGGTGTACCTATTGCGTGCTTTTCCGCAGGTCGCTGAGTATTATCGCAGGCGTTTTCGCCACATTTTGGTGGATGAGTACCAGGACACCAACCACGCTCAGTATGCCCTGGTCCGTGAACTGGTGGGTGCCCACCGTCGTACTGAGGAGCAGGGACCGTACCCGGATGCTTTGCCCCCTGCTGAGCTGACGGTTGTGGGTGATTCTGACCAGTCAATTTATGCTTTCCGCGGCGCTGATATTCGAAATATCACTGATTTTGAGAGCGACTATAAAAACGCACGTACCATTTTGCTGGAGCAGAACTACCGCTCCACTCAGAACATTTTGAGTGCCGCGAATGCGGTGATTGAGCGCAATACAGACCGTCGCCCCAAGAAGCTGTGGACGGCATCGGGCGATGGCGCCAAAATCACCGGTTACGTTGCCGACTCTGAGCATCTTGAGGCGCGTTTTATCGCCCAAGAAGTAGATCGTCTACGCGATGAAAAAGGCGTGGCACCCGGCGATATTGCGGTTTTCTACCGCACCAATGCCCAATCGCGCACCCTCGAAGAAGCCCTCATGAAAGTTGGCCTGCCCTACCGCGTGGTCGGTGGCACTCGCTTCTACGAGCGCAAAGAAATCAAGGACGCGCTTGCCTACTTGCGTGCTTTAGTGAACCCCGATGACGATATCAACGTGCGTCGTGTTCTTAACGAACCCAAGCGAGGCATCGGAGCTAAATCTGAGTCTGTGGTTGCTGACTTCGCGTCACGAGAGCGCATTTCTTTCATGGCGGCAGCCCGCCGCACCGGCGATATTCAAGACTTAGGCGCGGCAGGCTCCAAAAAAATTGCTGCTTTCGTGCAGCTGATGGATGACCTAGCGCAAATCGCAGAAACCGAGGACGCTGCAACCTGTCTTGAAGCCGTGCTGGAACAAACCGGCTACTTACAGGCACTGCGAGAATCTAACGATATTCAGGACGAGACCCGCGTAGAAAACCTCTCGGAGCTGGTGGATGCCGTCCGCGACTTCCAGAATGACAACGAGGGAGCGTCCTTACCTGACTTTCTGGAGCACGTTGCTCTAGTTGCCGATGCCGATCAGATTCCCCATAAGCCCGGTGCCAACGCTGATGGTCACGAACCCAGCGCCGCCCAGATTGCTCAAGAGGCAGAACAGGCGCGCTCGCAGGGTGTTATCACTTTGATGACCCTGCATACAGCTAAGGGCTTGGAGTTCCCGGTGGTCTTTTTGACCGGCTTGGAACACGGGCTTTTCCCGCACCAGCGGGCACTAACTGATGATAGCGAGATGAGCGAGGAGCGCCGTCTTGCCTACGTGGGTCTTACCCGCGCGATGGAACGTCTTTACATTACGCGCGCTGAGATGCGTTCGATGTGGGGTAAGAGTCAGTATAACCCGCCTTCTCCCTTCATTGAGGAGATTCCGCAGGAACTCATTGACTGGAAACGTCGTGGGGGAGCATCCACTGGCGCGGGGTGGGGCGGTAGTAGCTATAGCGGTTACGGTAGCCCCGTTTACTCTGACCGTTTTAGCAGTGCGACCTCTTACGGGAGTGTTGAACGTGAGAGGTTTGGGCGTTCATCAACAGCCGATGCTGCTGGTTTGAAAGCCGCTGCCAAAAATGTCTCCCGTGTGGAACCTCAAAAAGAGATTCCCCTGCTTGCCGTGGGCGATAAGGTTTCGCACGCGAAATTTGGTGAGGGCAACATTATCGCAGTTGAGGGCTCTGGCGATAAAACGGTGGCTAAGGTGCGTTTTGCGGGCGAGGAGAAGCGTCTCATGCTGCGTTATGCGCCTCTGACCAAGCTGTAA
- the sucC gene encoding ADP-forming succinate--CoA ligase subunit beta — protein sequence MDLFEYQARDLFEKHGVPVLQGIVATTPEEAKAAAEKIGGVTVVKAQVKVGGRGKAGGVKVAKTADEAFEYAQQILGMDIKGHTVERVMIAQGADIAEEYYFSILLDRANRTYLAMCSVEGGMDIETLAAERPEALAKVEVNPAEGLNEAKAKEIVEAAGFPSELQDDVAAVLVKLGEVYDKEDATLVEVNPLVKTGDGKILALDGKVSLDDNAEFRQPDHESLVDKSAENPLEAKAKENDLNYVKLDGEVGIIGNGAGLVMSTLDVVAYAGENHGNVKPANFLDIGGGASAEVMAAGLDIILNDEQVKSVFVNVFGGITACDAVANGIVKALEILGDKATKPLVVRLDGNNVEEGRRILNEANHPLVYQAETMDSGADKAAELAHTA from the coding sequence GTGGACCTGTTTGAATACCAGGCACGCGACCTTTTTGAGAAGCACGGCGTTCCCGTGCTTCAGGGCATCGTGGCTACCACCCCTGAAGAAGCTAAAGCTGCTGCTGAGAAGATTGGCGGCGTCACCGTTGTCAAGGCTCAGGTTAAGGTAGGCGGACGCGGTAAGGCTGGCGGCGTGAAAGTCGCTAAGACCGCTGATGAGGCTTTTGAGTACGCACAGCAGATTCTCGGTATGGACATTAAGGGTCACACCGTAGAGCGCGTCATGATCGCCCAGGGCGCTGACATTGCTGAAGAGTACTACTTCTCCATTCTGCTGGACCGCGCTAACCGCACCTACTTGGCGATGTGCTCGGTTGAGGGCGGTATGGATATCGAAACCCTCGCTGCCGAGCGCCCCGAAGCGCTTGCTAAGGTTGAGGTCAACCCCGCTGAAGGGCTGAACGAGGCTAAGGCGAAGGAAATCGTCGAAGCAGCTGGCTTCCCCTCTGAACTCCAGGACGATGTTGCTGCTGTTCTCGTGAAGCTGGGCGAGGTCTACGACAAGGAAGACGCGACCCTCGTTGAGGTTAACCCGCTGGTAAAGACTGGCGATGGTAAGATTCTTGCTCTTGACGGCAAGGTCTCATTGGACGACAACGCTGAGTTCCGCCAGCCAGACCACGAGTCACTGGTTGATAAGTCAGCAGAAAACCCGCTGGAAGCTAAGGCTAAAGAAAACGACCTTAACTACGTGAAGCTCGACGGTGAAGTCGGCATCATCGGTAACGGCGCTGGTCTTGTCATGTCAACCCTGGACGTTGTTGCTTATGCTGGCGAAAACCATGGCAACGTGAAGCCCGCTAACTTCCTCGACATCGGTGGCGGTGCGTCCGCTGAGGTCATGGCAGCAGGTCTTGACATCATTCTCAACGATGAGCAGGTCAAGTCTGTATTCGTCAATGTCTTCGGCGGCATTACCGCGTGTGACGCTGTTGCAAACGGCATCGTAAAGGCCCTTGAAATCCTCGGCGATAAGGCAACTAAGCCCCTCGTTGTTCGCCTTGACGGTAACAACGTTGAAGAAGGTCGCCGCATCCTCAACGAAGCTAACCATCCGCTGGTATACCAGGCAGAGACCATGGATTCAGGTGCTGACAAGGCAGCTGAACTGGCTCATACCGCCTAA
- the sucD gene encoding succinate--CoA ligase subunit alpha, whose product MSIFLNKDSKVIVQGITGGEGSKHTARMLAYGTNIVGGVNARKAGTTVTHTNKDGEQVELNVFGSVAEAVEKTGADVSIVFVPPAFTKDAVIEAIDAEVPLVVVITEGIPVQDSAEFWAHAKSKVDADGKQITRIIGPNCPGIITPGEANVGITPGDITGKGKIGLVSKSGTLTYQMMFELRDIGFTTAIGIGGDPVIGTTHIDALEAFEADPETEAIVMIGEIGGDAEERAADFIKANVTKPVVGYVAGFTAPEGKTMGHAGAIVSGSSGTAQAKKEALEAAGVKVGKTPSETAQLMREIFANKVN is encoded by the coding sequence ATGTCTATCTTTTTGAACAAAGACTCAAAGGTCATCGTTCAGGGTATTACCGGCGGCGAAGGCTCAAAGCACACCGCGCGTATGCTCGCTTACGGAACCAATATCGTGGGCGGTGTGAACGCCCGTAAAGCTGGCACCACCGTTACCCACACCAACAAGGACGGCGAGCAGGTTGAACTCAACGTATTCGGCTCAGTTGCTGAGGCAGTTGAGAAGACTGGCGCTGACGTCTCCATTGTTTTCGTGCCCCCGGCATTCACCAAGGACGCAGTCATCGAGGCTATCGACGCTGAAGTTCCTCTGGTTGTCGTCATTACCGAGGGTATCCCTGTTCAGGATTCAGCTGAGTTCTGGGCACACGCTAAGTCAAAGGTTGATGCTGATGGCAAGCAGATTACCCGCATTATTGGCCCTAACTGCCCCGGTATCATCACCCCCGGTGAAGCCAACGTAGGCATCACCCCCGGTGACATCACAGGTAAGGGCAAGATCGGTCTGGTTTCAAAGTCGGGTACTCTGACTTACCAGATGATGTTTGAACTGCGCGATATCGGATTCACTACCGCCATTGGTATTGGCGGTGATCCCGTCATCGGTACCACTCACATTGACGCTCTGGAGGCTTTTGAGGCTGACCCCGAGACCGAAGCGATTGTGATGATTGGTGAGATTGGTGGCGACGCTGAGGAACGTGCTGCTGATTTTATCAAGGCGAATGTGACTAAGCCTGTTGTTGGCTACGTCGCAGGCTTTACCGCTCCTGAGGGTAAGACTATGGGGCACGCAGGCGCTATTGTCTCGGGTTCATCAGGTACTGCTCAGGCGAAGAAAGAAGCTCTTGAGGCTGCTGGTGTGAAGGTCGGTAAGACTCCCTCAGAGACCGCCCAGCTGATGCGCGAAATCTTCGCTAACAAAGTAAATTAG
- a CDS encoding choice-of-anchor M domain-containing protein gives MRALRRSLVALLTLLLATLYLPLTQASEPRTEISKGHTDSFYVVTDSGTPVVKVANGIRNDLYDPNSVFFLIDNSTYGTDYNFKNLSRSSAEGYYTASFNANGYFEPGWSAPGFADNGFESIRIEFTSVTGPSPIALFGNDPLSEDDEYAILPVLADGKYYIEPGTSLPILGHTHAHWYFERAGTYTLTGHAVGVTQDGQELRSEPFTEIFKVEKNAQDARQDLPSSSPSEDPVPSPSTPHPTESSSPSDPPNTMDDSAQPQPHTLVTEPRVISNGHIDLFNVTARGSILELAVKDDTGSGISYRTPESVKVKIDKSALTELPASRAQQLASKGYFISENGTSQRTLPFMGWDTSAVAPDYSAIDFKFLEVTGPGRILLFQTSLFSGLTSPFTHGGYEMMSGSVIHQNLPSHVHTNWLFTEPGVYTVKVRAQGTPVGGGPAITSNTGIYTFEVGSEVTSATASEDPEGTSMEVPLPATSSPSVIKPAPAQPTESAGVKVAPPAVVSSTVPVADPQPTPKTQGEENAGIRGATADSSASSAHAFISSKAPSHSTLLAHTGPNGVMLILIIGLLLSLAGFLLVRYRRPR, from the coding sequence ATGCGCGCACTACGCAGGAGTCTGGTGGCCTTGCTGACATTACTGTTGGCAACCCTTTACCTGCCTTTGACTCAGGCCTCTGAACCCCGAACCGAAATTAGCAAAGGTCATACTGACAGTTTTTACGTAGTTACTGACTCGGGAACTCCAGTGGTTAAGGTTGCCAATGGAATCCGCAACGACCTCTATGACCCCAACTCAGTGTTCTTTCTCATTGATAACTCCACCTACGGAACCGACTATAATTTCAAAAACCTAAGCCGCAGTAGCGCCGAAGGCTACTACACTGCCAGCTTCAATGCCAATGGATATTTCGAGCCGGGCTGGAGTGCTCCCGGATTCGCGGATAATGGGTTTGAATCGATCCGCATCGAGTTTACTTCTGTCACAGGTCCAAGCCCTATCGCTCTGTTTGGGAACGACCCGCTGTCTGAAGATGACGAGTACGCTATCCTCCCCGTCCTTGCCGATGGCAAGTACTATATTGAACCCGGCACTAGCCTACCGATTCTGGGGCATACCCACGCTCACTGGTATTTTGAGCGTGCAGGAACCTATACACTCACCGGCCATGCTGTGGGCGTCACTCAAGACGGGCAAGAGCTACGCTCCGAGCCTTTTACTGAAATATTTAAGGTAGAGAAGAACGCACAGGACGCACGTCAGGACCTCCCCTCGTCTTCCCCTAGTGAAGACCCAGTGCCTAGCCCGTCTACTCCTCATCCAACGGAATCCTCAAGTCCTAGCGACCCACCAAACACGATGGATGATTCCGCGCAACCTCAGCCTCACACCCTTGTTACCGAGCCTCGTGTTATTAGTAACGGTCACATCGATCTTTTCAATGTTACTGCCCGCGGGAGCATACTCGAACTAGCAGTTAAGGACGATACCGGAAGCGGAATTAGCTACCGTACCCCCGAAAGTGTGAAGGTGAAGATCGATAAGTCGGCTCTTACCGAACTCCCTGCCTCACGAGCCCAGCAGCTAGCTTCGAAGGGATACTTTATTAGTGAAAACGGCACCTCGCAGCGAACCCTGCCCTTCATGGGCTGGGATACCTCAGCAGTCGCTCCTGATTACTCAGCAATCGATTTTAAATTCCTCGAGGTCACCGGCCCTGGGCGTATTCTTCTCTTCCAAACATCTCTCTTTAGCGGTCTAACGTCACCATTTACCCACGGGGGCTACGAGATGATGAGTGGTTCTGTGATTCACCAAAACCTACCCAGCCATGTGCATACTAATTGGCTTTTCACCGAGCCTGGGGTATATACGGTCAAAGTTCGTGCTCAGGGTACACCTGTCGGGGGAGGTCCTGCGATTACTTCCAATACCGGCATTTACACCTTTGAAGTGGGTTCAGAAGTTACCAGCGCTACGGCATCAGAAGACCCAGAAGGTACTTCTATGGAGGTGCCTCTGCCTGCAACATCGAGTCCGTCAGTAATCAAACCCGCACCAGCTCAGCCTACCGAATCTGCTGGGGTGAAAGTTGCTCCCCCAGCTGTTGTGAGTTCAACTGTTCCAGTTGCGGATCCGCAGCCTACACCCAAAACCCAGGGGGAGGAGAATGCTGGGATTCGAGGTGCCACAGCTGACTCATCGGCGTCCTCAGCTCACGCTTTTATCTCTTCGAAGGCTCCCTCTCACAGCACTTTGCTGGCTCACACTGGGCCCAACGGCGTCATGCTAATTCTGATTATCGGCCTCTTGCTGAGTCTTGCTGGTTTCCTCCTCGTACGTTACCGCCGCCCCAGGTAA